The proteins below are encoded in one region of Telopea speciosissima isolate NSW1024214 ecotype Mountain lineage chromosome 10, Tspe_v1, whole genome shotgun sequence:
- the LOC122643114 gene encoding uncharacterized protein LOC122643114: MWHLLTTMKRNLWNMRKSGRVADENIAGAELPMFVGGDDDVVVAADGRRRHGWNNNGFSILYAIVRAPLSLISCISHPHVSGADGVWVSGDFTARISEMNHLMVTDSMRYAILM; the protein is encoded by the coding sequence ATGTGGCATCTATTGACAACGATGAAACGGAATCTGTGGAACATGAGGAAGAGTGGTCGAGTTGCTGATGAAAACATAGCCGGAGCTGAATTGCCCATGTTTGTTGGCGGCGATGACGACGTGGTGGTGGCTGCCGATGGAAGACGGCGGCATGGATGGAATAATAATGGATTCTCTATACTTTATGCTATCGTGAGGGCTCCTCTTTCGTTGATCTCTTGCATCTCTCATCCTCATGTTAGTGGTGCTGATGGTGTCTGGGTTTCCGGTGATTTCACTGCTAGAATCTCTGAGATGAACCATCTTATGGTTACTGATAGCATGCGCTATGCAATTCTTATgtag